In the genome of Xanthomonas hortorum pv. pelargonii, the window GTGGGACACGCCGCAAGTACATCCATGTAGGCTCTTACGCGGCATCCATGCCGCGTAAGGTCCCACGCCGGTACGCGCGCAAGCACCACCACACGTTATTGGTGGCGATAGGAAAGCGGCGACTGGTTGACGGACCTTTCCTCGGATCGTGACCTCCAATGGCGAACTGATGGGTTGATGACAACTACATCGAATGCAGAAATCGACTTTGTAATCCGCAGGCATGACGCATGCTTGAAACCATTGATTGCCGATCAGCAACCGCGAAGAGTCGGAGCGCGGTGTCGCATCCGGGGGCGGGACCGTGTGGCGGCATGGATGCCGCCACCGAGCCTACATGGAGGTACTTGCGGCGTGTCCCGACACCGGATGCGGCACCGCGCGCAAGCCGACCACGCCCACGAAGTCAGCAGGTTCGTGGGAATGCTTCGGTTCGCTGCGGGCGCTTGCACGCGTCCCGGCGTGGGACACGCCGCAAGTACGTCCGTGTAGGCTCTTACGCGGCATCCATGCCGCGTAAGGTCCCACGCCGGGACGCGCGCAAGCACCTCCGGCCGTTGTCGGTAGCTGATCGAACAGCGTTGCCTGGTTGATTGATGGTGCCTTGGAGCGAGACCTTCGCTGCGAAGTCATAGCAAAGCGATAGACGAAAGACTGCATTGACTATCGACTGCGGAATCCACAGGCGTTGCACACATCAAGTCACGCCTGCCGATCAGCAACCGCGAAGAGTCGGAGCGCGGTGACGCGTCCGGGGGCGGGACCGTGTGGCGGCATGGATGCCGCCACCGAGCCTACATGGACGTACTTGCGGCGTGTCCCGACACCGGATGCGGCACCGCGCGCAAGCCGACCACGCCCACGAAGTCAGCAGGTTTCGTGGGAATGCTTCGGTTCGCTGCAGGCGCTTGCACGCGTACCGCAGTGGGACACCGGATGCAGTACCGCGCATCGACTATCCCCACACACGACCTAAGCGGCTGCGCGATGACGTTGATCGCCGCCCTTACAGCCCGTAACGCTCCACTGCTTCCAGATGTGGGCGCGGGTCCTGATCGCAGGCCTCGGCCAGGCGCAGCCAGCACATCGTGTGCGGCCACTGCGCGGTGGCGGCCAGCAAGGCCCGATGCAATTCCAACGGCGCCGCCGTTTCCGGCAGCGCTACGGTGAACAACACGCCGGGCAGGCCCGTGCTCGCATCTTCCGGGTCGAACGCATCCGGATGTTGCGGATCGATCACGTGATAATCGTCGCGACTGTGCACCCACAGCTTCCAGCCGCCGGCCTCGATCTCTTCGCGCAAGGCCTCGACCGCCGGCTCGCCGGGATGCACGCCATCCACCAGCCAGCTGCTGCCGTAACCGCCCGCCTGCAACACATGCACCTGCGCGTAGGTCGGTACGAAACGCTCGCGCTCGGCCTCGTCTTCCGGCGGCGGATACAGCAACTCGGCATCGAACACCACCCAATCGCCGACATGCTGACGCCGATGCGCGGGCGCGTTTTCGAGGATGCGCGCGGTGACCGGGCCAGTGCGGCGCGCGTAATACTCGGCCGCCTCGCCGTCGTCCACACAACGCACGATCACCCAGCCCCAGTTCTCTTCGACCACACCGCTGGTGCTGCTCAGCTCCATGCCGATCGCCAGCGCCGAGGCACGCACCGCTTCCCACTGCTGCGCCGCACTGGCCGCGGTCATGTGATCCCAATGCGCAGAGCGCGGTTCTTCCATCAACTCGGTCAGCTGTCGATACACCTCGGCGGCTTCCGCAAAGCGGCCGGTGTTGAGATACATGCGCCCCAGCAAACCGCGTGCGCCATGCGAGCCGGGCGACAGCTCCAGCAACGCGGTACAGGCCTGTTCCAGCGCCGGCCAATCGGCCAGCCGCTGGGCCAGCTGTGCTTCGCACCACAGCGCTGCCACCGGCACCAACGGGCGATACAGCTGCGCCAGCCGACGCATGCCGGCGTCGTCGCCACGGCCCAGCAGCAGATTCATCAGCCGGAAGGTCGGGCTGGTCTCGCGGTCGGCGTGCCGCTGCACGAACGCCCACAGCAGCGCGATCGCCTCATCGTCGGCCGCGCACGCGCTCAATGCCGACGCAGTGGTGTCCACCAACTCGGCATCGTCGGGACGCTCGGCCACTGCCTGCAGCAACCATTGCGCTTCGCGCTCGGGGTTGCGCACTACGTCTTCGGCTTGCGCCTCCAGCCATTCCAGCAACTGTGCGGCAGGCACCGGCGCCGCCTCGCCCGCCGGTGCGGTCTCGATGCGCATGGCCAAACGGTCCAGCAATTGCGTGGCGCCACGATCCTGCCGCAACTTGGGCACATGCGCACGCGCAAGCGCCAGATGCCGGCGCGCGGTCCACACCGCACCACGCTGCAACGCCAGCTCGATCGCCATCTCGGCCGCGTCGATCAGGATGCGATGCGCACCGACCTGCGCGTAATGATCCAGCATCACCTGCAAGCGGCTGCCCAGATCCCAGGTGTTGCGCTCCGGCGTGCGCGACACCAGCACCACCACTGCACGCAACCAGTGCATGCGATAGCGCGGCGCAACCTCGCGCCACGGCAGAAATGCCTCCAGCGCTTCATCGTCGCGATGCAACAGCGCCAATGCGCGCGCCTTTTGCAAACGCCGCGGCTGGCTGCAGTTGGCCCACTCTGCACCTTCGCGTGCGGCCTCGCGTTCGCGCTGTTCGATCAGCGCCAGCGCTTCTTCTGCACGACCGAGCGAGAGCAGGATCGAGATGCGCATGTCCGGCACGCCGTCGTAGATCTGCCCGCCATGCGCAAGAATGGTCTGCGACTGCTCTTCCAGATAATGCAGTGCCGCCTCGCCGCGCCCATCGTCGAGCAAGGCGTCGGCTTTTTCGCAGCTCAGACACTGGTAGCACGACCAACTCGGGTCGATGCGGCCCAGCGTTTCCTCGCATACTTCGATGCGCTCTTCCACCCAGCCCGGCCCGTCGATATTGGCGTAGCACGCGGCCAGATCCTGGGTCACGCACACCGATTGCGGGCACTCCACCGCATCGGCGCGATGCGCGCGCTCGAACAGCGTCACGGCATCGCTCAGCGCACGCTCGCCTTCGCACAGGTTGCCGACCCGGTTGCGCATTTCCCAGTGCCCGACGAACACCTCCAGCCACGGATTGGCCAGCGTCTTGCCCAGCGCACGCGCCTCGGGCAAGAGCGCTTCGGCGCGTTCGATCTGCAGGTCGCAGATATGGTCGGTCAGGCGCGTCAGCAGTTGCGCGTTCTGCGGCTGACCGGCTTCGCCCAGATCGTCCTGCAGCTTTTCAACCCAGTTCCAGATTTCCATCCTGTTGCTCCTTCGATGCGGCGCTCAGCGCGCCAGCAGTTGGGTCACGGCCTCGGCAAGATCGCCGAAAGCCCGATTCAAATCCGATCCGCCCGATGCGGCGGCACCGGGCTGCGGCTGGGTGCGCCCCTGCGCCGACACGATCACCTTGAGTGAGCGCAGCAGCCGCGCCGCCACCGCCGCCTGCGGATTGCCGGAGCGCTGCGCCGCCAGCAATGCCTGCAGCGCCGGGTTGTCGAGATTGAGATACAGCCGCTGGGTCTGGCGTGCTTCGATCCCCGCAGTGAACTGCCGGGCCAGCCGCAACGCAGCGGTGGACACGCGCTTGTCGTTTTCGTCCTGCTCCAGACGGCGTTTCAGTTCGGCCTCACGGTCGGGCACCACCACCAACGGCAATGCTTCGGGGCTGAAACGCGCCGGCACCAAGGCTTCGCCATCGCCCAGATGCTGTTCCAGCCAGGCCAGTTCGTCGGCCGGCAAGCTGTCGTCCAATTGGAACAACTGCCGGTTGCCCTGCTCGGTGCCCAGCTCCACCAGCCGCACGCCCTTGGCCTGCGCCCAGCGACGCAGGAACGGCACCACCGCATAGCGATTTCCGTAGGCCACCGGCACGCCCATCGCGCGGAACAGCATCTCTTCGAAACCGCTGTCGCTGTCCAGGATCACATGCACTGCGCCACGCGCCGGCAACCGCTGCGCCGGCAGATCGCCTTGCGCGGTCGGCACCCGCACGTGTTCCATCAGCAACTCGAACAAGCGCTCGTCGCACAAGGCCGCGCCCAGCAAGGCCTCGTTGTGGCGCAGCAGAATGCGCCGCCAGGCTTCCGGCTGCTGACGTGCGACATCGGCCAGACCTTGCACCAGCGCTTCGGACAGCGCGTGCTGCACCGCCGTGTAGGTGGAGTCGCGCTGCAGGTCCTCGCGGCTGGCAGTGGGCGTCAGCCGATTGGATTCGATCACCCCGCCGATGAAGCCCGCCCACGGAGGCAGCAGCCCGCGTGCGTTGTCGTCCAGCAGCATGCCGCGCAGGAACACCGACAGATTGCGGTTGTCGCTGGTGCCATAGGTCGCCCCGTCCTGTACCCATAGCAAGCCGACCGCATCGCTGCCCTCCTCCGTGCGCACCGGCATGCAGCACAGCGGTTCGAAGTTGCGCTCGAAGCGCGCGGCAAACTCGCGTTGCCGCCGCCAGGCCTGCACCGGATGCAAAGGCACCGTATCGTGCATGCGCCACGGTGGCGGCTCGGGGTTGATCGCCTGCGCATCGCCGCCGATCCAGATCGGCTCGCGCAACAGCGCGCAGTAGCGCGACAGGATCTCGCGCAGCCGCCCTTCCTGGGCCAACGACAGATAGTCCTCATG includes:
- a CDS encoding ATP-binding protein, translated to MQDHTSEATDASQIRRAGVDLNGLMSVLSKHLYSTPVVALRELVQNAHDSILRRRLEQPDWQGESRIEVHADAAQGIVRIVDTGAGLTQQEIHDYLATVGVGYTRGLRQGGHEDSGLIGMFGLGFLSAFVLARRVTVRTTSYQSPTLGHCYISSNAEQYTVSPIPARAQVGTEVVLELHEDYLSLAQEGRLREILSRYCALLREPIWIGGDAQAINPEPPPWRMHDTVPLHPVQAWRRQREFAARFERNFEPLCCMPVRTEEGSDAVGLLWVQDGATYGTSDNRNLSVFLRGMLLDDNARGLLPPWAGFIGGVIESNRLTPTASREDLQRDSTYTAVQHALSEALVQGLADVARQQPEAWRRILLRHNEALLGAALCDERLFELLMEHVRVPTAQGDLPAQRLPARGAVHVILDSDSGFEEMLFRAMGVPVAYGNRYAVVPFLRRWAQAKGVRLVELGTEQGNRQLFQLDDSLPADELAWLEQHLGDGEALVPARFSPEALPLVVVPDREAELKRRLEQDENDKRVSTAALRLARQFTAGIEARQTQRLYLNLDNPALQALLAAQRSGNPQAAVAARLLRSLKVIVSAQGRTQPQPGAAASGGSDLNRAFGDLAEAVTQLLAR